GCATTCCGCCCACGATGGTGTAGAGGTAGCGGATGCCCGTCACGTTGACACCCATGGCGTCGGCGGTCTGGGGGTTCTCGCCGACCGCCCGCAAGTGCAACCCAGGGCGCGTCCGATTGAGGAAGAACCACAGGAGCGGCACCAGAAGGTACGTGGCGTAGGTCAGGATGTCCTGATTGAAGACCGACTTGCCCAGCAGCGGCACGTCGGCCAGGGCCGACAGGGGCACGGGCGTGAACTTGGGGCCGACCATGCCGACGAGGGGCGCGCCGCCTGGCCCCAGCCGCTGGCCCAGGTAGTTGGCCAGGCCCGTGCCGAAGATGGTGAGCGCCAGGCCGCTGACCACCTGCTCGGCGCGCAGGCTCACCGACAGGAAGGCGTGGATGGACGCCATGGCCGCGCCCGCCAGCATCGCCACCCCCACGCCCACCCACACCTGTTTGGTGTGGAAGGCGGCGGCGAACCCCGTAACCGCGCCGACGATCATGATG
Above is a genomic segment from Chloroflexota bacterium containing:
- a CDS encoding ABC transporter permease, with amino-acid sequence MTLALITSILWVTIRAGTSLLYATVGEILTERAGILNLGVEGIMIVGAVTGFAAAFHTKQVWVGVGVAMLAGAAMASIHAFLSVSLRAEQVVSGLALTIFGTGLANYLGQRLGPGGAPLVGMVGPKFTPVPLSALADVPLLGKSVFNQDILTYATYLLVPLLWFFLNRTRPGLHLRAVGENPQTADAMGVNVTGIRYLYTIVGGM